The following proteins come from a genomic window of Nocardiopsis sp. YSL2:
- the secD gene encoding protein translocase subunit SecD: MPSQAGAGGRWTRALISLLVILVAFGAAWIIPPRLGLDLSGGTQIVLETQDGADGTEANSENTDQVVEVLRQRIDRLGVAESTLSRSGENRIIVELPGVQDPTEAAQIVGRTAQLSFHPVLGVTAGGGQGVQAPGDSANAPADEARAPSDTEGGEEAPADEAAEGSEEAPQMTEEEMQELLGGMGSGGTGTGQTGQEAEDPSQVAMTLPDEQGNYLQLGETAVPGDSVASAEAGLDPVNRAEWVVNVSFRGEGRDQWAELTGQAACFQEGDPRRRVAIVLDNQVISSPSVNDAACEVGQREGSTTISGSFTSESANELAVLIEGGSLPLPVTEVQRQTVGPTLGAAAIQASAIAALLGIAFTALYITLVYRLVGFLASVALGVYALIAYGVLVALGATLTLPGLAGFVLAIGMAIDANVLIFERAREEYQRQQQTYEANKSAGMQDATDAEVKRAESGIATRRRRRAIPASLEKAFVEGSHKAWSAVIDTNITTLIAAALLFFFASGTVQGFGVTLSIGTLVSMFSALVVARVLVEWAVRRAVIRKHPAVSGLSRIGAVRAWLVRKNPDLMKYRKHALLAAAAVVLVSVAAPLVQSPNLGVEFTGGRVLEYEITGDEDLSVDEAREIVAGLDFSGSDTAVVQESGDGDISVRTGNITDPEAATVTEALDSATGGVEMISDELIGPSMGDELRNRAFIALAAALALQLAYLAWRFRWSFGVATMLSLAFNLVLVIGLFIWLGKPIDGVFLAALLSVIGFTVNDTVVVLDRVRDEWAKDDKSSFTEIANRAVLNTLPRTINTSVGALIILGFLTFFGGTSLQDFSIAMLVGLSTGVVSTVFVAVPLAIWLQKWDRTAPPHVIRERKNQARVAAKASRNEGDGAVV, encoded by the coding sequence TTGCCCAGTCAAGCGGGAGCAGGGGGGCGCTGGACACGCGCTCTCATCTCCCTTCTCGTCATCCTCGTCGCGTTCGGCGCGGCGTGGATCATCCCGCCGCGCCTGGGGCTCGACCTCAGCGGCGGCACGCAGATCGTCCTGGAGACCCAGGACGGCGCCGACGGCACGGAGGCCAACTCCGAGAACACCGACCAGGTCGTCGAGGTCCTACGCCAGCGCATCGACCGCCTCGGTGTCGCCGAGTCGACTCTGTCGCGCTCCGGTGAGAACCGGATCATCGTCGAACTGCCCGGTGTCCAGGACCCGACGGAGGCCGCGCAGATCGTCGGCCGGACCGCGCAGCTGTCCTTCCACCCGGTCCTCGGCGTCACCGCCGGCGGCGGCCAGGGCGTCCAGGCGCCCGGCGACTCCGCGAACGCGCCCGCCGACGAGGCCCGCGCCCCCTCGGACACCGAGGGCGGTGAGGAGGCACCCGCCGACGAGGCCGCGGAGGGCTCCGAGGAAGCCCCGCAGATGACCGAGGAGGAGATGCAGGAACTCCTCGGCGGCATGGGCAGCGGCGGCACCGGCACGGGGCAGACCGGCCAGGAGGCCGAGGACCCCAGCCAGGTCGCGATGACCCTGCCGGACGAGCAGGGCAACTACCTGCAGCTCGGTGAGACCGCCGTCCCCGGGGACAGCGTCGCCAGCGCGGAGGCGGGTCTGGACCCGGTCAACCGCGCCGAGTGGGTCGTCAACGTCAGCTTCCGCGGTGAGGGCCGCGACCAGTGGGCCGAGCTCACCGGTCAGGCCGCCTGCTTCCAGGAGGGCGACCCGCGCCGACGCGTGGCGATCGTGCTGGACAACCAGGTCATCTCCTCGCCCAGCGTCAACGACGCGGCCTGTGAGGTCGGCCAGCGCGAGGGCAGCACCACCATCAGTGGAAGCTTCACCTCCGAGTCGGCCAACGAGCTGGCCGTGCTGATCGAGGGCGGCTCGCTGCCGCTGCCGGTCACCGAGGTCCAGCGCCAGACGGTCGGCCCGACCCTCGGTGCCGCCGCCATCCAGGCCAGCGCCATCGCCGCCCTGCTGGGCATCGCGTTCACCGCGCTGTACATCACGCTGGTGTACCGCCTGGTCGGCTTCCTGGCGTCGGTCGCCCTGGGCGTCTACGCGCTCATCGCCTACGGCGTGCTGGTGGCCTTGGGGGCCACCCTGACCCTGCCGGGCCTGGCGGGCTTCGTGCTGGCGATCGGTATGGCCATCGACGCCAACGTGCTCATCTTCGAACGGGCGCGCGAGGAGTACCAGCGGCAGCAGCAGACCTACGAGGCGAACAAGTCGGCCGGCATGCAGGACGCCACCGACGCTGAGGTCAAGCGGGCCGAGTCCGGTATCGCGACCCGCCGTCGCCGCAGGGCCATCCCGGCGAGCCTGGAGAAGGCCTTCGTCGAGGGTTCGCACAAGGCGTGGAGCGCGGTGATCGACACCAACATCACCACGCTCATCGCCGCCGCGCTGCTGTTCTTCTTCGCCTCCGGCACGGTCCAGGGCTTCGGCGTCACGCTCAGTATCGGCACCCTGGTGTCGATGTTCTCCGCGCTCGTGGTGGCCCGCGTGCTCGTGGAGTGGGCGGTGCGCCGCGCCGTCATCCGCAAGCACCCGGCGGTCAGCGGTCTCAGCCGGATCGGTGCCGTGCGCGCGTGGCTGGTCCGGAAGAACCCGGACCTGATGAAGTACCGCAAGCACGCCCTGCTCGCCGCGGCGGCGGTCGTCCTGGTGTCCGTGGCCGCCCCGCTGGTGCAGTCGCCCAACCTGGGTGTGGAGTTCACCGGCGGACGCGTCCTGGAGTACGAGATCACCGGCGACGAGGACCTGTCGGTGGACGAGGCGCGCGAGATCGTCGCCGGGCTGGACTTCTCCGGCTCGGACACCGCGGTCGTGCAGGAGTCGGGTGACGGCGACATCTCCGTCCGCACGGGCAACATCACCGATCCCGAGGCGGCGACCGTCACCGAGGCGCTGGACTCGGCGACCGGTGGCGTGGAGATGATCAGCGACGAGCTGATCGGCCCGAGCATGGGCGACGAGCTGCGCAACCGCGCGTTCATCGCGCTCGCCGCCGCGCTCGCCCTGCAGCTGGCCTACCTGGCCTGGCGGTTCCGCTGGTCCTTCGGTGTGGCCACGATGCTGTCGCTGGCGTTCAACCTGGTCCTGGTGATCGGGCTGTTCATCTGGCTGGGCAAGCCGATCGACGGCGTGTTCCTCGCCGCCCTGCTGAGCGTCATCGGCTTCACCGTCAACGACACGGTGGTGGTGCTCGACCGGGTGCGCGACGAGTGGGCCAAGGACGACAAGTCCTCGTTCACCGAGATCGCCAACCGCGCGGTGCTCAACACCCTGCCGCGTACGATCAACACCAGCGTCGGCGCGCTGATCATCCTGGGCTTCCTCACCTTCTTCGGTGGGACCTCGCTCCAGGACTTCTCCATCGCCATGCTGGTCGGCCTGAGCACGGGTGTGGTCTCGACGGTGTTCGTCGCGGTTCCGCTGGCCATCTGGCTGCAGAAGTGGGACCGGACGGCGCCTCCGCACGTGATCAGGGAGCGCAAGAACCAGGCGCGGGTGGCCGCCAAGGCCAGCCGCAACGAAGGCGACGGCGCGGTCGTCTGA
- a CDS encoding molybdenum cofactor biosynthesis protein B translates to MSEREEDPVPRVAVVTASNRAAAGVYPDRSGPVLVERLRALGCSVLGPWVVPDGAPVAEAIGRALDTRADAVITSGGTGLTPQDHTPEATRPLLAYEIPGIAEALRSAGRDKGVPTAILSRGLAGVAERDGHRMLVVNLPGSTGGVKDGMTVLEPVLLHALDQIRGGDHTPANDAGQ, encoded by the coding sequence GTGAGTGAGCGCGAGGAGGACCCCGTGCCGCGCGTCGCCGTCGTCACGGCCTCCAACCGGGCGGCCGCGGGCGTCTACCCCGACCGGTCCGGGCCGGTCCTCGTCGAGCGGCTGCGGGCGCTGGGCTGCTCCGTCCTGGGGCCCTGGGTGGTGCCCGACGGCGCCCCCGTGGCCGAGGCGATCGGCCGGGCCCTGGACACCCGCGCGGACGCCGTGATCACGAGCGGGGGGACCGGGCTGACGCCGCAGGACCACACGCCCGAGGCGACCAGGCCGCTGCTGGCCTACGAGATCCCCGGGATCGCCGAGGCGCTGCGCTCCGCCGGGCGGGACAAGGGCGTTCCCACCGCGATCCTGTCACGGGGACTGGCCGGCGTGGCCGAGCGCGACGGCCACCGCATGCTCGTGGTCAACCTGCCCGGCTCCACCGGCGGGGTGAAGGACGGGATGACCGTGCTCGAACCGGTCCTCCTGCACGCCCTGGACCAGATTCGAGGCGGCGACCACACGCCCGCTAATGACGCCGGACAATGA
- the glp gene encoding gephyrin-like molybdotransferase Glp, with translation MKTVEQHITDILGLIAAPEPTELDLLRAHGAVLAADVVSPVDLPGFDNSSMDGYAVCAADLDKATPDTPVHLPVVADIPAGDATPTAVRPGMCARIMTGAPLPEGADAVVPVEWTDGGTATVALDRPVRVGNAIRRAGDDVREGATVLRSGVRLGPGEMGVLAAVGRRTVPVYPCPRVVVLSTGEELVEPGHPLGYGQIWESNSFMIAAAAREAGCDVHRHGFVGDDPATVMETLEGLLGRADVVVTTGGVSMGAYDVVKEVLSRLGTVEFTQVAVQPGKPQGFGTVGPEGTPIITLPGNPVSAYVSFQVFVLPALLRLRGLEPRSLPTTRAALTVPVASPPGRRSYLRAVLSEESEGATAGRTVAPASRQGSHQLSALAGANALVVVPEDTTELPEGAVVEVVRLPELP, from the coding sequence GTGAAGACCGTTGAACAGCACATCACGGACATCCTGGGGCTGATCGCCGCGCCCGAGCCCACCGAACTCGACCTGCTGCGGGCGCACGGCGCCGTGCTCGCCGCCGACGTCGTGTCCCCGGTGGACCTGCCGGGCTTCGACAACTCCTCCATGGACGGCTACGCCGTGTGCGCCGCCGACCTGGACAAGGCCACTCCCGACACCCCCGTCCACCTGCCCGTGGTCGCCGACATCCCCGCGGGCGACGCCACGCCCACGGCGGTGCGGCCCGGCATGTGCGCGCGCATCATGACCGGTGCGCCCCTGCCCGAGGGCGCCGACGCCGTCGTGCCCGTGGAGTGGACCGACGGGGGCACCGCGACCGTCGCCCTGGACCGCCCGGTCCGCGTCGGCAACGCCATCCGGCGTGCGGGGGACGACGTCCGCGAGGGCGCCACGGTGCTGCGCTCCGGCGTGCGCCTGGGGCCGGGGGAGATGGGCGTCCTGGCTGCGGTCGGCCGCCGGACCGTACCCGTCTACCCCTGCCCCCGCGTCGTGGTGCTCTCCACGGGCGAGGAACTCGTGGAACCCGGACATCCCCTCGGGTACGGCCAGATCTGGGAGTCGAACAGCTTCATGATCGCGGCCGCGGCGCGCGAGGCCGGGTGCGACGTCCACCGGCACGGCTTCGTCGGCGATGACCCCGCCACCGTGATGGAGACGCTGGAGGGCCTGCTGGGGCGGGCCGACGTCGTCGTCACCACCGGCGGCGTGAGCATGGGCGCCTACGACGTGGTCAAGGAGGTCCTGAGCCGCCTGGGCACGGTCGAGTTCACCCAGGTGGCCGTGCAGCCCGGCAAACCACAGGGGTTCGGCACCGTGGGGCCGGAGGGGACGCCGATCATCACCCTGCCCGGCAACCCCGTCAGCGCCTACGTGTCCTTCCAGGTCTTCGTGCTCCCGGCGCTGCTCAGGCTTCGGGGCCTGGAGCCCCGGTCGCTGCCCACGACACGCGCGGCGCTGACCGTTCCGGTGGCCTCGCCGCCCGGTCGCCGCTCCTACCTGCGCGCCGTCCTGTCGGAGGAGTCCGAGGGGGCGACCGCGGGCCGCACCGTCGCCCCTGCCTCGCGCCAGGGCTCCCACCAGCTCTCCGCCCTGGCCGGCGCCAACGCCCTCGTCGTGGTGCCCGAGGACACCACCGAGCTGCCCGAGGGCGCGGTCGTCGAGGTCGTCCGCCTTCCCGAACTGCCCTGA
- a CDS encoding response regulator transcription factor: protein MRPIRVLVVDDHAFFRRGLVSVLDEEEDIDVVSEAGDGEEAIRLATELRPDVVLMDVMMPHSSGIDACPRIREAVPHTKFVMLTMSDEESDLFDALKAGATGYLLKEISVTDLPRAVRTIAEGQSFINSAMATKLIGEFAELAKQESSPPSRPAIPQLTPRETEVLKLLARSLNNREIGERLFITENTVKNHVRNILEKLQVHSRTEAAIYAVRAEYVT from the coding sequence GTGCGGCCGATCCGCGTCCTGGTGGTGGACGACCACGCGTTCTTCCGCCGCGGACTGGTGTCCGTCCTGGACGAAGAGGAGGACATCGACGTCGTCAGCGAGGCCGGTGACGGGGAGGAGGCGATCCGCCTGGCCACCGAGCTGCGGCCCGACGTCGTCCTCATGGACGTGATGATGCCGCACTCCAGCGGCATCGACGCCTGTCCGCGCATCCGCGAGGCGGTACCGCACACCAAGTTCGTCATGCTGACGATGAGCGACGAGGAGTCCGACCTCTTCGACGCCCTCAAAGCGGGTGCGACCGGCTACCTGCTCAAGGAGATCTCGGTGACGGACCTGCCGCGCGCGGTGCGCACCATCGCCGAAGGGCAGTCGTTCATCAACTCGGCCATGGCCACCAAGCTCATCGGCGAGTTCGCCGAGCTGGCCAAGCAGGAGAGCTCACCGCCCAGTCGCCCCGCCATCCCGCAGCTCACCCCCCGCGAGACCGAGGTGCTCAAGCTGCTGGCCCGGTCGCTGAACAACCGGGAGATCGGCGAGCGCCTGTTCATCACCGAGAACACCGTGAAGAACCACGTGCGCAACATCCTGGAGAAGCTCCAGGTGCACTCGCGCACCGAGGCCGCCATCTACGCGGTCCGGGCCGAGTACGTCACCTGA
- the rsmI gene encoding 16S rRNA (cytidine(1402)-2'-O)-methyltransferase, which produces MTLAGLPIGNSGDAPPRLLRALEAARVIAAEDTRRLRQFASRAGVRLGGEEGARVVSYYDANESRRTDDLMADLRGGTDVLVVTDAGMPGVSDPGYRLTAACAEEDIPVTSIPGPSAVTTALVVSGLPTDRFCFEGFPPRKGLAGYLEELAAERRTMVFFESPHRIAATLEAMAGAFGADRRAAVCRELTKTYEQVRRGGLGELAAWAAEGVRGEISVVVEGARSRPDLVGSADLVAAVAALEDEGVRRKEAIGRVAKESGVPKRRVYDLVHGVTEVD; this is translated from the coding sequence TTGACGCTCGCCGGGCTGCCCATCGGTAACTCGGGCGACGCGCCGCCCAGGCTGCTGCGTGCACTGGAAGCCGCCCGCGTCATCGCCGCGGAGGACACCCGCAGGCTACGCCAGTTCGCCTCCCGCGCGGGAGTGCGTCTGGGCGGCGAGGAGGGGGCCAGGGTCGTCTCCTACTACGACGCCAACGAGTCCCGGCGCACGGACGACCTCATGGCCGACCTGCGCGGCGGCACGGACGTCCTGGTCGTGACCGACGCGGGCATGCCCGGCGTCTCCGACCCCGGCTACCGGCTGACCGCCGCCTGTGCCGAGGAGGACATCCCGGTCACCTCCATTCCGGGCCCGTCCGCGGTGACCACCGCGCTGGTCGTCTCCGGCCTGCCCACGGACCGCTTCTGCTTCGAGGGCTTCCCGCCCCGCAAGGGGCTGGCGGGCTATCTGGAAGAGCTGGCCGCGGAGCGTCGCACGATGGTGTTCTTCGAGAGCCCGCACCGGATCGCCGCCACCCTGGAGGCGATGGCCGGGGCCTTCGGCGCGGACCGGCGGGCGGCGGTGTGCCGGGAACTGACCAAGACCTACGAACAGGTGCGCCGGGGCGGGCTGGGCGAGCTCGCCGCCTGGGCCGCCGAGGGCGTGCGCGGGGAGATCTCCGTGGTCGTGGAGGGCGCGCGCAGCCGCCCGGACCTGGTCGGGTCGGCGGACCTGGTCGCCGCGGTCGCCGCGCTGGAGGACGAGGGCGTACGCCGCAAGGAGGCCATCGGCCGCGTGGCCAAGGAGTCGGGCGTGCCCAAGCGCCGCGTCTACGACCTCGTGCACGGTGTCACCGAGGTCGACTGA
- a CDS encoding dolichyl-phosphate-mannose--protein mannosyltransferase: MTTTAHSSEVDPPTPPAPARAAALRARLSHSTTMTWWVGWLGAVLVTAFAGALRFYRLGEPDRIYFDETYYAKDAYGLQEYGYEHDSLENADQMLGRGPVDIFDGGGDFIVHPPVGKWMIALGDWLWALLPFGESMTPEGWRFASALAGVATVFILVRLATRMTRSVLLGCTAGLVLALDGLHFTLSRIAMVDVFLALWVVAGFACLVIDRDATRDRLARLSEAGVDVTTRWWLGMRWWRLAAGLCFGLAVGTKWSALFFVAAFGLLTVAWDYGARRSAGQRRPMGRWLLVDAVPAFLQTVVLAGIVYVVSWTGWLVTRGGYNRGFADGMAPDWLPDTVAGPLEAFISLADYHARMMSFHNGLTSDHAYISAPWEWLVMRTPVMFAYEGEAVGCPSGGCVASVVSIGTPIVWWISLLAICVMLGWWATFRDWRAGAVLLAVAAGWLPWFAFPDRPMFLFYALPVLPFLVLAIVLMLGLVMDAGENNPRFGPYLRATGGVVFGVLLLLIIAHFAYLYPALAAYPIDEPSWRQRLWFDVWIYGNGSS, from the coding sequence ATGACCACCACCGCACACTCCTCCGAGGTCGACCCCCCGACCCCACCCGCACCGGCCCGCGCGGCCGCCCTTCGCGCACGGCTGTCCCACTCCACCACCATGACGTGGTGGGTGGGCTGGCTGGGAGCCGTCCTGGTCACCGCCTTCGCCGGAGCGCTGCGGTTCTACCGCCTCGGTGAACCCGACCGGATCTACTTCGACGAGACGTACTACGCCAAGGACGCCTACGGACTCCAGGAGTACGGCTACGAGCACGACTCCCTGGAGAACGCCGACCAGATGCTCGGCCGGGGACCCGTCGACATCTTCGACGGCGGTGGCGACTTCATCGTCCACCCTCCGGTCGGCAAGTGGATGATCGCCCTCGGCGACTGGCTGTGGGCACTCCTGCCGTTCGGTGAGTCCATGACCCCGGAGGGATGGCGGTTCGCCTCCGCGCTGGCGGGCGTGGCGACCGTGTTCATCCTGGTGCGGCTGGCGACCCGGATGACCCGGTCCGTTCTGCTGGGCTGTACCGCGGGACTGGTCCTGGCTCTGGACGGCCTGCACTTCACACTGAGCCGGATCGCGATGGTGGACGTCTTCCTCGCTCTGTGGGTGGTGGCGGGTTTCGCGTGCCTGGTGATCGACCGCGACGCCACCCGGGACCGGCTGGCGCGGCTGAGTGAGGCGGGGGTCGACGTCACGACCCGGTGGTGGCTGGGCATGCGCTGGTGGCGCCTGGCGGCCGGACTGTGCTTCGGGCTCGCGGTCGGAACCAAGTGGTCGGCCCTGTTCTTCGTGGCGGCGTTCGGCCTCCTCACGGTGGCGTGGGACTACGGCGCGCGGCGCAGCGCGGGGCAGCGGAGGCCGATGGGGCGGTGGCTGCTGGTCGACGCGGTCCCGGCGTTCCTGCAGACGGTGGTGTTGGCCGGGATCGTCTACGTGGTGTCGTGGACCGGTTGGCTGGTCACGCGGGGCGGCTACAACCGCGGCTTCGCCGACGGCATGGCGCCGGACTGGCTGCCGGACACGGTGGCGGGACCGCTGGAGGCGTTCATCAGCCTGGCGGACTACCACGCCCGGATGATGTCCTTCCACAACGGACTGACCAGTGACCACGCCTACATCTCGGCGCCGTGGGAGTGGCTGGTCATGCGCACCCCGGTGATGTTCGCCTACGAGGGCGAGGCCGTGGGATGCCCCTCGGGCGGCTGCGTGGCCTCGGTGGTCTCCATCGGCACCCCGATCGTGTGGTGGATCAGCCTCCTGGCGATCTGCGTGATGCTCGGCTGGTGGGCGACGTTCCGCGACTGGCGGGCCGGCGCCGTGCTGCTCGCGGTGGCGGCGGGATGGCTGCCCTGGTTCGCCTTCCCGGACCGCCCGATGTTCCTCTTCTACGCGCTGCCCGTGCTGCCGTTCCTGGTCCTGGCCATCGTGCTGATGCTCGGGCTGGTGATGGACGCCGGGGAGAACAACCCCCGCTTCGGTCCGTACCTGCGCGCGACGGGCGGGGTCGTCTTCGGCGTGTTGTTGCTCCTGATCATCGCCCATTTCGCGTATCTGTACCCGGCGCTGGCCGCCTATCCGATCGACGAGCCCTCCTGGCGGCAGCGGCTCTGGTTCGACGTGTGGATCTACGGCAACGGCTCTTCCTGA
- a CDS encoding sec-independent translocase: protein MFNIGGGEFVVLLILALLIFGPDQLPKAAQQIGRVLRQLRTMANSATSDLKEGLGPEFKDLDVKDLNPKRFVQKHFWEDEEPERKPAARLNGKRPPFDDEAT from the coding sequence ATGTTCAACATCGGTGGCGGGGAGTTCGTCGTCCTCCTCATCCTCGCCTTGCTGATCTTCGGGCCCGACCAACTCCCCAAGGCCGCGCAGCAGATCGGCCGCGTGCTGCGCCAGCTGCGAACCATGGCCAACTCCGCCACCAGCGACCTCAAGGAGGGGCTGGGACCGGAGTTCAAGGACCTGGACGTCAAGGACCTCAACCCCAAGCGCTTCGTGCAGAAGCACTTCTGGGAGGACGAGGAGCCGGAGCGCAAGCCCGCCGCCCGCCTCAACGGCAAGCGGCCCCCGTTCGACGACGAGGCCACCTGA
- the moaC gene encoding cyclic pyranopterin monophosphate synthase MoaC yields the protein MSDTPRPEGADHPSGFTHLNESGAARMVDVSAKTVSARTATATGRVLLAPGTVAALRGGEVPKGDALAVARIAGIQGAKRTPDLVPLCHPIAVHGVDVELTVADDGVDISATVRTADRTGVEMEALTCVMTAALGLVDMVKALDPEAEVTQVRVEEKTGGKKGHWRRGE from the coding sequence ATGAGCGACACCCCACGGCCGGAGGGGGCCGACCACCCCTCCGGATTCACCCACCTGAACGAGTCCGGCGCGGCACGCATGGTCGATGTCTCGGCCAAGACGGTGAGCGCGCGGACCGCGACGGCCACCGGCCGGGTCCTGCTCGCCCCCGGGACCGTCGCCGCCCTGCGGGGCGGCGAGGTACCCAAGGGCGACGCCCTGGCGGTCGCCCGGATCGCCGGGATCCAGGGAGCCAAGCGCACACCCGACCTCGTGCCGCTGTGCCACCCCATCGCGGTGCACGGCGTGGACGTCGAGCTCACCGTGGCGGACGACGGGGTGGACATCAGCGCCACGGTCCGCACGGCCGACCGCACCGGCGTGGAGATGGAAGCCCTGACCTGTGTCATGACCGCGGCCCTCGGCCTGGTCGACATGGTCAAGGCGCTCGACCCCGAGGCCGAGGTCACCCAGGTCCGGGTCGAGGAGAAGACGGGCGGCAAGAAGGGCCACTGGAGGCGCGGTGAGTGA
- a CDS encoding cold-shock protein, translating to MAQGTVKWFNSEKGFGFIAVEGGQPDVFVHYSAIAGTGFRNLEEDQKVEFDIIQGPKGPQAADVRAV from the coding sequence ATGGCTCAGGGCACCGTGAAGTGGTTCAACTCTGAGAAGGGTTTCGGGTTCATCGCCGTCGAGGGTGGTCAGCCCGACGTGTTCGTCCACTATTCGGCGATCGCGGGAACCGGCTTCCGGAACCTGGAAGAGGACCAGAAGGTCGAGTTCGACATCATCCAGGGCCCGAAGGGCCCGCAGGCGGCCGACGTTCGGGCGGTCTGA
- a CDS encoding GNAT family N-acetyltransferase, with translation MNRRQGWPVTLREGPVVLRPLRLRDAVALRDTRARNEEWLRPWEPTYPEMPLRSTGLSPYIAMLQAIRREARQGLSMPWAVLYDDRFVGQLTVGAIVWGSARSAQIGYWVDSGHAGRGITPTAVALAVDHAFFHVGLHRIEANIRPENRASRRVVAKLGFRDEGVRRRQLHIDGAWRDHICYAVTAEEVPHGLLRRWRDGAPSGPDGTPGEPSGAPGSAPGSALGPEGPNGGGDPRDPASPWPGSN, from the coding sequence GTGAATCGCAGGCAAGGGTGGCCCGTCACCCTGAGGGAAGGGCCGGTCGTGCTGCGCCCGCTGCGGCTCCGCGACGCCGTCGCTCTGCGCGACACCCGCGCCCGCAACGAGGAATGGCTGCGGCCCTGGGAACCGACCTATCCCGAGATGCCGCTCCGCTCCACCGGGCTCTCCCCCTACATCGCCATGCTGCAGGCGATCCGCCGGGAAGCGCGCCAAGGGCTGTCCATGCCCTGGGCGGTCCTCTACGACGACCGGTTCGTCGGCCAGCTGACGGTGGGCGCCATCGTGTGGGGGTCGGCCAGATCGGCTCAGATCGGCTACTGGGTGGACAGTGGCCACGCGGGCCGGGGGATCACGCCGACGGCGGTCGCGCTCGCGGTCGACCACGCGTTCTTCCACGTCGGACTGCATCGGATCGAGGCGAACATCCGCCCGGAGAATCGTGCCAGTCGGCGTGTGGTGGCCAAACTCGGCTTTCGCGACGAGGGAGTGCGGCGGCGCCAGCTGCACATCGACGGCGCCTGGCGCGACCACATCTGCTATGCCGTCACCGCGGAGGAAGTACCCCACGGCCTGCTGCGCCGGTGGCGCGACGGGGCCCCCTCAGGGCCGGACGGCACGCCGGGCGAGCCGTCCGGAGCGCCCGGTTCCGCCCCCGGTTCCGCTTTGGGGCCCGAGGGCCCGAACGGTGGCGGTGATCCACGGGATCCGGCGAGTCCATGGCCGGGGTCGAACTGA
- a CDS encoding TetR/AcrR family transcriptional regulator, with protein MADAYHHGNLRAAVLERAAEVIESEGPYSFSLRSLAADLGVSHTAPRHHFGSREGILNALAVEGFQGLAESLRAVRAEGGTLLDAGVAYVRFAADHPGKFQVMFAPRLLDDGDAELAAARSAAFAELTGGVDTLQDRGIAVEDSAAAVVAGWAIVHGIATLALSGNLDTSGIRALFADTDLLTITRRSAGLLFGVPSGEESP; from the coding sequence ATGGCAGACGCGTACCACCACGGAAACCTGCGAGCCGCCGTCCTGGAGAGGGCGGCCGAGGTCATCGAGAGCGAAGGCCCCTACTCGTTCAGCCTGCGTTCGCTCGCCGCCGACCTGGGCGTCAGCCACACGGCCCCCCGGCACCACTTCGGCAGCCGGGAGGGCATCCTCAACGCCCTGGCGGTCGAGGGCTTCCAGGGGCTGGCCGAGAGCCTGCGCGCCGTGCGCGCGGAGGGCGGCACCCTGCTCGACGCCGGGGTCGCCTACGTGCGCTTCGCCGCGGACCACCCCGGGAAGTTCCAGGTGATGTTCGCCCCCCGCCTCCTGGACGACGGCGACGCCGAGCTCGCCGCGGCCCGCAGTGCGGCCTTCGCCGAACTCACCGGCGGGGTCGACACCCTGCAGGACCGCGGAATCGCCGTCGAGGACTCGGCCGCGGCCGTGGTGGCCGGATGGGCGATCGTGCACGGCATCGCCACCCTGGCCCTCAGCGGGAACCTGGACACCTCCGGGATCAGGGCCCTGTTCGCCGACACCGACCTGCTCACCATCACCAGGCGCAGTGCCGGCCTGCTCTTCGGTGTCCCCTCAGGGGAGGAGTCCCCCTGA